The following proteins are encoded in a genomic region of Catharus ustulatus isolate bCatUst1 chromosome 4, bCatUst1.pri.v2, whole genome shotgun sequence:
- the SMDT1 gene encoding essential MCU regulator, mitochondrial: MMAAAAGRLLVAAVARSGRASWGVPGRAPAVPLVPSRGATVTRSGAILPKPVKTPFGLLRVFSVVIPFLYVGTQISKNFAALLEEHDIFVPEDDDDDD; this comes from the exons ATgatggcagcggcagccgggcGGCTCCTGGTGGCAGCTGTGGCTCGCTCGGGACGTGCGAGCTGGGGTGTGCCGGGTCGGGCCCCGGCCGTGCCGCTGGTGCCCTCCCGGGGCGCCACCGTCACCCGCAGCGGCGCCATTTTGCCCAAGCCGGTTAAG ACGCCCTTCGGCCTTCTCAGAGTGTTCAGCGTCGTAATCCCTTTCCTGTATGTTGGTACTCAGATCAGTAAGAACTTTGCAGCCTTACTTGAAGAACACGATATCTTTGTCCCAGAGGATGACGATGACGATGATTAA
- the NDUFA6 gene encoding NADH dehydrogenase [ubiquinone] 1 alpha subcomplex subunit 6 — protein MAVAGKGVVSAAVKPIFSRDLGEAKRRVRELYRAWYREVPNTVHLYQLDITVKQGRNKVREMFMKNAHVRDPRVIDMLVIKGKMELQETIHVWKQRTHVMRYFHETETPQPKDFLSKFYAGHNP, from the exons ATGGCGGTGGCGGGCAAGGGGGTAGTGTCGGCTGCAGTGAAGCCGATCTTCAGCCGGGACCTGGGCGAGGCGAAGCGGCGCGTCAGGGAGCTGTACCGGGCCTGGTACCGCGAGGTGCCCAACACGG TGCACCTGTACCAGCTGGACATCACGGTGAAACAGGGGCGTAACAAGGTGCGGGAGATGTTCATGAAGAATGCCCACGTTAGGGATCCACGCGTGATAGATATGCTGGTTATTAAG gggaaAATGGAGCTTCAAGAAACCATTCATGTCTGGAAGCAGAGGACTCACGTCATGAGGTACTTCCACGAGACGGAAACCCCGCAACCTAAAGACTTTCTGTCCAAATTCTATGCGGGCCACAATCCCTGA
- the PHETA2 gene encoding sesquipedalian-2, with translation MKLNERSVAHYATCDSPADHTGFLRKRVERHHHHAHHHGTSYQRRWFVLKGNLLFYFEERESREPVGLVVLEGCTVELCEAAEEFAFAIRFDDAGARAYVLVADGQAAMEAWVKALSRASFDYMRLVVRELEKQLEEACKSLAACRKSPQRSSSGRKRHLSNPALQPLQEKPTTLENGYSTWSSGGCVASGATCTDHDGGQTKPPPLPPRRRSATGSATGSPAPGLSPAMLESPVSPETICFSKLHNWYGQEIAVLRREWQERQKRGHP, from the coding sequence ATGAAGCTGAATGAGCGCAGCGTGGCCCACTACGCCACCTGCGACTCGCCTGCCGACCACACCGGCTTTCTGCGCAAGCGGGTGGAGCGGCACCACCACCATGCCCACCACCATGGCACCTCCTACCAGCGCCGCTGGTTCGTCCTCAAGGGCAACCTCCTCTTCTACTTTGAGGAGCGGGAGAGCCGGGAGCCTGTGGGGCTGGTGGTCCTGGAGGGCTGCACTGTGGAGCTGTGCGAGGCTGCTGAGGAGTTCGCCTTTGCCATCCGCTTTGATGACGCTGGTGCCAGGGCTTATGTGCTGGTGGCCGATGGGCAGGCTGCCATGGAGGCCTGGGTGAAGGCACTCTCACGGGCCAGCTTCGACTACATGCGGCTGGTGGTaagggagctggagaagcagctggaggaggctTGCAAGAGCTTGGCTGCTTGCCGTAAGTCTCCACAGAGGTCCTCCTCTGGCAGGAAGAGGCATCTCTCCAACCCTGCCTTGCAGCCTCTCCAGGAGAAGCCCACCACCCTGGAGAACGGCTACTCCACATGGAGTAGTGGTGGTTGTGTCGCCAGTGGGGCCACCTGCACTGACCATGATGGGGGGCAAACAAAGCCCCCGCCCCTGCCTCCACGCCGGCGCTCGGCcactggcagtgccacaggatCCCCAGCACCTGGCCTCTCACCTGCCATGCTGGAGAGCCCAGTGTCACCAGAAACGATCTGCTTCTCCAAGCTGCACAACTGGTACGGGCAGGAGATCGCAGTGCTGAGGCGGGAAtggcaggagaggcagaagaGGGGACACCCGTGA